The Thermoanaerobacterales bacterium genome includes the window CGCGCCAGAAGCACATTCCCCTGAACTCTTATATTTCTTTAAACAAGCCTATTTATGACGAGGATTCCGACCGTACCCTTCTCGACATCATCTCCGGTTCCAAGGTTACCGACCCGGAGGAGTTAGTGATCAGCCGCGAGGAGTTCGACGATATCGAGGGCAAAATCGGCGAGCTGCTTAGTTCGTTAGAGTGGAAGGTCCTGATGTCCTACCTGGAGGGCAAGTCCTACCAGGAGATCGCCGAGGACCTGCAGCGGCACGTGAAGTCCATCGACAACGCCCTGCAGCGCGTGAAGCGTAAGCTCGAAAAGTATCTCGAACGGCGCGAAGCCTGATCAGTC containing:
- the sigH gene encoding RNA polymerase sporulation sigma factor SigH, with product MSLNAQREAVSYQALNDEDIVGFAREGDTEALEFLINKYRHFVRAKARSYFLIGADREDIIQEGMIGLYKAIRDFRLDKLSSFRAFAELCITRQIITAIKTATRQKHIPLNSYISLNKPIYDEDSDRTLLDIISGSKVTDPEELVISREEFDDIEGKIGELLSSLEWKVLMSYLEGKSYQEIAEDLQRHVKSIDNALQRVKRKLEKYLERREA